The segment TCTGGGGTTTAGCAGAATTAGTGTTGCACACCCTTCCAGAGGAGCACAGTGTTCACTTCAGACATCCTCTTATTAcctttgtttttcttacatcctattttgtattatgttttttttacctgataTTGTATGTCTTTTTATATCATTTTTCTACCctgtgatttctttcttttacatgACTTTTTTATGACCTTTTTCGACGTTCTACActgacttttcttcttttgtgtttaCTATACTTTGAATTTCTTTTTGATCAATTGCATCATTgctttttatttacaaaaattaAGCGATAGCAGATCAAATGTTGGATTTTCCTATGGGTTGATCTGAAGAAAATccaacattttgatttttttttcagtaaataaCATCCAGGGTTGCATCATTCAATTATTTCATAATGATCTGTTTTTCCATATTATACTGTGGttattgtgacattttgtgGATGACTATGTGCTGTATAAGTAGTCCCACTGTTCCTGTCTTGGTACTCAGCACTGCAATCAGTTGAAGGTTGTTGTGTTCTTATAAATCCAATAAGTACTTTATGAAAACCTTGTTGACACCAAATAATACACAGTTTTTTCTGGGTTGTGATCTAAATCTTGTGTTCACATCCATGAAGGAGAATAAGTGTTTGTTAGAAGCTTTATTTACTTTGGTTTTTGCCTGAGCAGACATGCAGTGTCACTATGGAGAACAcaatgcattttttgttttcattagacAATGTTCTCATGTTCTCATTAGACTACTTGCAATGAGCACATatttttcttgtagaaataactTTAGGAGgctatatttgtgtttttgtggtttttgttatattttcaaGAATGATGAGCAGAGCATTTGGATTTTTCTGAGggctgttttattgtttgtctCGGCTGACAGTTTCAGATTTTTACAGATGTTCCTTTTTAATCATTGGTGGTGTCGTGGCAACACCGTCATGGATAATaatgaatacaataataatatagttaataataataataatgaatacaaTATGTACAATGAATACAATATGTACAATAAAAGTTCCATTTTATatgttttctaaaaataaaaaagtaattcaGTTAAACAGATTAAGTCTTGTTATTAGGTTTGTTTTGGGATGAATTATTTTATACAACTTGTTGTGAGATTGTGCCTCCGAACACTGTGTCCCTCCTGTGGTGAATGTACCAAAATGCATCAGTGGTCGCATTGGCCTCCTCACTCAAAAATCAGAGTTTTAACCAAAGCATCGCAGCACAGCAGCAGATCTACGTAACACATTCAGACAGCAACGTCGCTAGGAGGACTCTGCTAATGAGACACCAGAAGGGTGCGTGAACCAGCCGGGCTGTTATtctcctcaacctcctcaaacacacactcggcCCCCTGTGGCACAGTGACACGTAGTCCAACGTCCCACTTATCAAGAGCACCTGGATGGTTCTCATGCAGCGAACCCGGGGGGCCATGTGGTGCCCGTCGGACACAAAAAGGAGGGGACACGACTCCTACAAAGTCTGGACATTCCTTGCTTTGTTCTCTTTTCCTGCCGCCCCGTCACTGGAAACATGCTGATCGCTGTGTTCTTCTCCCTCCTCGTGTCTCCTGTCGTTGCCGCGGAGAAAGGTAACTACTGGGTCTCATTTTctctgctggagagagaggagaaatggGCCTCGCAGGGTGGCTgtgcaaatgtttgctttgCAAATATACAATTTTTAGACTTTGTTTGGACTGTCTTTAACCAATTTCACTAATAATTATATTCTGTCCAACTGTGTGTATTCTGTCCAATATGTGTCCGATTAATAGTCCCCGAAGGATGAATTCTCATCATGTTGGGGATCCCCTGCCTTTACCACGAGCTTCACATGTCCAGAAGGATTTCCATTAGCAGACATTCATGGTCACAAGACGATGAATCTTACTGACGCCGTCTCACTTATGTAGTGATATTAATGGATAAATTGTTGTTGATTGTCCATTTATTTAGCAAACGTTGGATTACTAAcatgctaaataaaaaaatgaaaccagcGAAATGTCGGCACCGCTGCAGTTTTTGCGAGGGGGTGTCGTACCGATGCTAGCGATCCGTCCATAACCAGCATGGATGTAATGCTCGTAACTCGTAATACTGTCGAGACGAGGCCTGGAGCTGTAAGCCGCAGAGTCTGCATGTTGTATTGTGTCTCTCGTGTCTTTTGTGTCTCAGACAGCGTCCTTCCCAGACTGACTGACACCAAAGCCACCGAGGCCTTCATCGACTCTGCTGAAGTGGTGGTCATCGGATTCCTGGAGGTCagacatgaaaacaaaatccaGGCAAACGGGTTCAAATCAGCTTTTAGATGTATTTTAAACAAGCccagagtgtggggggggggtgaggcttattttattttgctaaCATGCATGTGGCAAACCGCACATCATCATACCAATTAGCTGAGAGGGAGACTGTGGAAGCTTAAAAAATACAGCATTTGTTTGCACCCTGGTGTTTTTGACCACGAATAGATTTGGAAGAGGAATATTTCCTGTGGCCACACCTTTGGCAGCGCTGGTGCTGTGAGGACGGAGCGCGGCTAGGCGCCCCACAGAGGCCCTTTGGCCAGGCTCTGTGTGCGGGGGAAGATGGCCACTGGACAGGAAATACATACGTATCTGAGGTCTCGTGGGATTGGCTTCACTGGCCCTCTGGTAAACAAACGCAGGGAGACGCTTCATGGGAGGAggatgggagggagagagcacaTGAGGACAACGCATAGCTGGGCCGTGATACTGAAGGCAACGAGAGGCCAAAATATTGGTGCTGTGACTCACTGGGAATGAACACATATTACAGGCTGCGGAGGGATCAAACGGATTGGCAGAGCTCATGCGATACTGGCTCAGAATAGACATGACTCACCTTCCTTTGAGTTTGCTCCCGTCTCTTTCTTCCTCAGTGCATTCCTCTGTTTCTCCATTCCTTTGCTTTTCTCTGCCACCGTCTTTTTTCTAACTAGTTTACATATTCTTGATGGAAAAGGGATGGTTACAGCAGCCAGTTCTTGCTCAGCCATCGACCACTATTGTAACCATGGCAATTATGGAGTAAACATGTCAAGTTTAACAAAATTACTAAAAGTAATTAATTGCTTCCCTTGTCACGGTGTCTCACGTGACAAGGGAAGGTGTACAATAGGTCGTCACGGTGACGACCTATGGATTAAGGTGTGTGTTTCACGCAGGTTGTGCAAGAATTATGATACACGTTTGATAATGCACACATTTCATTGAGAAATGTTCAAAATCATCATGTGACTCTGTTTTTCCCCTCACGTGTCAGGGAGAGGAGAGTCCCGGCTACCAGCAACTTGTTTCAGCTGCAAGCCGCGTTGACTCAGTGCCTGTGGCCATCTGCACGGAGAAAGAGGTGTGGACCAACTACAGTCTCTCCTCAGACACCATCACTCTCTTCAGAAAGGTATTCCATCACCACGTTCAAATTCTACAACATCTTTCTGAATATTGTAGCAATTTACCCCACTGACTCACACACCATGGCTACAGAACGTTATGACAGGCTTCTTCAATCTCCACCTAAACTGGAAAGTGAAAAGCTCTTACAGGTTCATCTGTGAAGCAGCATGTAAACTACAGTTTGGGTAGATGAGATTAATTCACCGAATTACGAAATTCCTCAGTAAATGGCGTGGCTGTCTACTTTAGTATGGCTTGGGTACCTATTTTACAACCCTGCACGGTTTGTATCAGTTTCATGACAAAGAGGGCGTGTGTCATGTGATCCAGGCAGACAACCACCAGGAGAACCTCGTTATTGCCACGACCAAGAAGTTGGAAGCTGACGGTCTGGTGAACTTCATCACCATCAATGAGGTTCGATACATCACAGAGTACGATCAAGTGGTAGGTGCAGCTCATCCTCTCTGTAAGAAATGTGTCTGTCAaacaaattgttatttttttaatgttatttaatcACTAAGCCATACTTCTTTTGTCTTAAGGAGATCATTTTGTTGAAGACAGGTACAACATCTGAGTAAACACTAGCACACTCTCGATCATCACTCTTCCACAGTGGTGTAAGAAATATACAGATATTTAATTTAAGTAAAGTAGCAATACAATGTAGAAATACTCAATTAAAGGTTAAGCATTCAGCAAAATGACTTAATGTCAATACTTTGTGTGAATCTACTTAatggatttatatatatttaaagattATAAAGCAGTAAGCAGTTGCACAAATGTCAGTGCAAAGAGAAAACCTACAGTGATAAAATGATTTGGGAATAACCTGCTCGTCAGGTGAGAGGCAGCAGATGGTAAGCCTCATTCTTTGTGTTTCCTGCCTCCTCAGACCGCAGTGGGCCTGTTCCATTCCCACGTGAAGACACACCTGCTCCTCTTTGCCAACAAAGGCAGTAAAGAATACACAGAGCTGAAGGAGGCCCTGGGAGCCCTGGCCCCTGACTTCACAGACAAGGTGACAATATTCAAATGGCGTTACCTAAATACAACCCATAGCAAACGTTACTATTACTGTGAGTCACAACAACTGTGTTGCAGTTCTTGTTTGTGCTGATTAATGGGGCGGTCAAATCCAACTCCCGGTCGCTGGGCTACTTCGGCCTCAAGTCCCAGGACCTCCCTCGAGTCGGTATATACGATGGCGACTCTGACACAAAGTGGCTCCTGCCCGCTGGAGAGATCTCCACGGAGCGAGTGCGGGACTTCTGCCAGTCCTTCCTCCGGGGGGAACTGAAGGTGAGCCGCCACCATGGCAACGCTAAAGCTAATCACTGCTGATATTTATTAGAGCCCTTCAGCCGGTTAAGATTGACaattgaaagaaaacaacagcttGGAGATTAAACTGTAGGAATGTCCAAACTCTTACC is part of the Pungitius pungitius chromosome 9, fPunPun2.1, whole genome shotgun sequence genome and harbors:
- the LOC119218276 gene encoding endoplasmic reticulum resident protein 27, with protein sequence MLIAVFFSLLVSPVVAAEKDSVLPRLTDTKATEAFIDSAEVVVIGFLEGEESPGYQQLVSAASRVDSVPVAICTEKEVWTNYSLSSDTITLFRKADNHQENLVIATTKKLEADGLVNFITINEVRYITEYDQVTAVGLFHSHVKTHLLLFANKGSKEYTELKEALGALAPDFTDKFLFVLINGAVKSNSRSLGYFGLKSQDLPRVGIYDGDSDTKWLLPAGEISTERVRDFCQSFLRGELKEVKQEEAEAKTEL